One Verrucomicrobiales bacterium DNA window includes the following coding sequences:
- a CDS encoding PQQ-like beta-propeller repeat protein codes for MNTLFERNARLAPRFRGGLVALAVGLAWCGGSSLVPAAASDWPQWRGPLANGVAPQGNPPVSWSETENVKWKVKLPGAGAGTPIVWGGQVFIQTAIPTGKKIEPPVEEKKAAQLIVPQAVFGQAQPAPDAPAVPPEGQRRRRPGGGGGPGGGFGGRGEKPTEFQQFALLAVDAATGKIQWQQVLREEVPHEGHHRDHGFASHSPVTDGQLVFAWLGSRGLHCFDLKGNLKWQKDLGKLKTANGFGEGNSPAIHGNTLVVNWDHEGEDFIAAFDKTTGKELWRNPREEKTTWTTPLIIEHQGQAQVIVAATQRIRSYDLSTGKQIWECGGMTANVIPTPVSGFGMVYAISGFRGNSLLAIQLGRTGDLTDSDAIAWRHAKSTPYVPSPALVGERLYFLSGNNPVLSCFHAKTGKELFTEQRLEGPSGFYASIVSAGGRVYLAGRNGTTVVIKDADTFEVLATNKLEEKFEASPAIVGNNLFLRGHEYLYCIGAK; via the coding sequence ATGAATACCCTGTTTGAACGAAATGCTCGACTGGCTCCGCGGTTCCGCGGTGGTCTGGTTGCTCTGGCGGTTGGTTTGGCCTGGTGCGGAGGAAGCAGTTTGGTTCCGGCGGCTGCCTCGGATTGGCCGCAGTGGCGCGGCCCGCTCGCCAACGGGGTTGCCCCGCAGGGGAATCCTCCGGTCAGCTGGAGCGAAACCGAGAACGTGAAGTGGAAGGTCAAGCTGCCGGGGGCTGGGGCGGGAACCCCCATTGTGTGGGGTGGTCAGGTCTTTATTCAAACCGCCATCCCCACGGGCAAGAAGATCGAGCCGCCTGTTGAAGAGAAGAAGGCGGCCCAGCTCATTGTCCCGCAGGCGGTGTTTGGACAGGCACAGCCCGCGCCGGATGCTCCCGCGGTTCCTCCCGAGGGACAGCGTCGCCGGCGCCCGGGAGGAGGTGGCGGCCCCGGAGGCGGCTTCGGCGGACGCGGCGAGAAGCCCACGGAATTCCAGCAATTCGCCCTGCTGGCAGTGGATGCCGCCACTGGAAAGATCCAATGGCAGCAGGTGCTTCGAGAGGAAGTTCCCCATGAAGGTCACCATCGCGATCATGGGTTTGCCTCGCATTCGCCGGTCACCGACGGACAGCTCGTCTTCGCTTGGTTGGGCTCCCGCGGGTTGCACTGCTTTGATTTGAAAGGAAATCTCAAATGGCAGAAGGACTTGGGGAAGCTGAAAACGGCCAATGGGTTCGGCGAGGGAAACTCGCCCGCGATCCATGGCAACACTCTCGTGGTCAATTGGGATCATGAGGGCGAGGACTTTATCGCGGCCTTCGACAAGACGACCGGGAAGGAGCTATGGCGGAATCCTCGCGAAGAGAAGACCACCTGGACAACGCCTCTGATCATCGAGCACCAGGGCCAGGCGCAAGTGATCGTGGCCGCCACCCAGCGGATCCGGAGCTATGATTTATCTACGGGCAAGCAGATTTGGGAATGCGGCGGCATGACGGCCAATGTGATCCCGACGCCGGTCAGCGGGTTTGGGATGGTCTACGCCATCAGCGGATTTCGGGGCAACTCGTTGCTCGCGATTCAGCTGGGGCGCACCGGCGACCTGACTGATTCGGACGCCATTGCCTGGCGGCACGCCAAAAGCACGCCCTATGTGCCGTCGCCTGCTCTGGTCGGCGAGCGCCTGTATTTCTTGTCGGGGAACAATCCCGTACTGTCCTGTTTCCATGCCAAGACGGGCAAGGAGTTGTTCACGGAGCAGCGGTTGGAGGGGCCGTCAGGGTTCTATGCCTCGATCGTTTCCGCCGGCGGACGCGTGTATCTCGCCGGGAGAAACGGAACGACGGTGGTGATCAAGGATGCCGACACATTCGAAGTTCTGGCCACGAACAAGCTCGAGGAAAAGTTCGAGGCCTCTCCGGCCATCGTGGGGAACAACCTGTTCCTCCGCGGCCATGAGTACCTTTATTGCATCGGTGCAAAATAG
- a CDS encoding DUF1080 domain-containing protein codes for MKSKALTLLIALLIGARPEAAVAAEGYTNTPFQPNGKWRVHDPARPLPKVITSGKTFSELAGVPSDAVVLFDGKDFSKWMGDKGEVKWKLEGGYMETTKTGKIRTKDEFGDFQLHLEWATPSVVTGKGQGRGNNGVNIFGRYEIQVLDSYNNATYPDGQASAIYGQQPPLVNASRPPGEWQTYDIIFETPRWDDKKQLIKKAYVTVLHNGVVVHHRHELYGGTPHQALGNYDKPHPPQGYIELYEHGNPVRFRNIWIRPLGQYDQP; via the coding sequence ATGAAATCCAAAGCTCTGACTCTCTTGATTGCCCTGCTGATTGGCGCGCGACCCGAAGCCGCGGTTGCCGCCGAGGGTTACACCAACACCCCGTTCCAGCCCAACGGCAAGTGGCGCGTCCATGATCCGGCTCGTCCGCTTCCCAAGGTCATCACTTCCGGCAAGACCTTTAGTGAACTGGCTGGAGTTCCCTCCGACGCCGTGGTTCTGTTCGACGGGAAGGATTTTTCGAAATGGATGGGCGACAAGGGCGAGGTGAAGTGGAAGCTAGAAGGTGGGTACATGGAGACCACCAAGACCGGGAAGATCCGCACGAAGGACGAGTTCGGTGATTTTCAGCTGCATCTCGAGTGGGCCACCCCGTCGGTGGTGACGGGCAAGGGGCAGGGGCGCGGCAATAACGGAGTGAACATTTTCGGGCGATACGAGATTCAGGTGCTCGATTCCTACAATAACGCCACCTATCCCGACGGCCAAGCCTCCGCCATCTACGGCCAGCAACCTCCCTTGGTCAACGCCTCGCGGCCGCCTGGCGAATGGCAGACGTACGACATCATCTTTGAGACCCCCCGGTGGGACGATAAAAAGCAGCTGATCAAAAAAGCCTACGTCACCGTTCTGCATAACGGGGTGGTGGTGCATCACCGTCACGAACTCTATGGCGGCACGCCGCATCAAGCCCTGGGAAACTATGATAAGCCTCACCCGCCCCAGGGGTATATCGAGCTCTATGAGCACGGAAACCCGGTTCGCTTTCGCAACATTTGGATTCGCCCACTAGGCCAGTACGATCAACCCTGA
- a CDS encoding STAS domain-containing protein yields the protein MPIHTKSSGDGVELSLTGRVDGAMANELEVAIIEAIRGGAKCLSINLAQASFICSAGLRVLLQYWRQMKTAGKQLVVTEPSPEVDSILAMTGFRDKMVEGTKP from the coding sequence ATGCCCATTCACACTAAATCTTCTGGGGACGGCGTGGAGCTCTCTCTCACCGGACGTGTCGACGGAGCGATGGCCAATGAGTTGGAAGTCGCGATCATCGAAGCGATTCGTGGGGGGGCAAAGTGCCTGTCGATCAATCTGGCTCAAGCAAGCTTCATTTGTTCCGCGGGATTGCGTGTCCTGTTGCAATACTGGCGCCAAATGAAGACGGCCGGCAAACAATTGGTGGTCACTGAGCCCTCGCCCGAGGTGGATTCGATCCTCGCGATGACCGGTTTCCGCGATAAGATGGTCGAGGGCACCAAACCCTGA
- a CDS encoding ATP-binding protein, producing MTLVSEYRLRNDPTECQKLPEWIEAFTEQAKLSSTARNAFDLALVEWLANILAYAYDDSSEHSITLRLFAGPGQARAEIRDDGREFNPLSLPTPDVHVPLEDRPIGGLGIHMIRQLMDSVEYRRDAGHNILTLTRRSD from the coding sequence ATGACGTTGGTCTCGGAATATCGGCTTCGCAACGACCCGACGGAATGCCAGAAGCTGCCGGAATGGATCGAGGCCTTCACGGAGCAAGCCAAGCTTTCCTCCACGGCGAGAAATGCCTTCGACCTGGCGCTGGTAGAGTGGCTGGCTAACATCCTCGCCTACGCTTACGACGATTCATCGGAACACTCCATCACACTGAGGCTCTTCGCCGGCCCCGGACAGGCCCGGGCTGAGATTCGGGACGATGGACGCGAGTTCAATCCGCTCAGCCTTCCCACCCCCGATGTCCATGTCCCGCTGGAAGACCGGCCCATCGGCGGCCTCGGCATCCACATGATCCGGCAGCTCATGGACTCCGTGGAGTATCGTCGCGATGCCGGACACAACATCCTTACCCTCACGCGACGATCCGACTAG
- a CDS encoding immunoglobulin domain-containing protein codes for MKIRLTCLSARRQGRTSEGDTDRCSLNPHRKYGLPSMLRSALLLGLLGVGIGTGFFSNAQDGASSSQPAPLEDVPLILEAPRDQALLQGGELVLEVVATGAELQFQWQREGRILGGATTSILRLPAVGIQQAGRYSVRVYNVLGEVVSPDALVSVLQKPMVVRQPVSQVVTQGSGVTFELAASGTAPLRYQWFRNGKELDGETDVRLRLENLQAQDSASFSVRVSNDVGSEVSVEARLTVLTPPRWVSLSRNQTVAEGRSVSFVVHAEGTHPLSYQWYRNGEPLAGATGLGLDFAAVRPEDEGTYTASVSNAAGREWSPPFRLRVLSPPRILLSPETQIVGLSNRVTLRAAVTGSEPLYFGWRRNGIDLFGDPGVLGPDSNTLEIPQVAGDQAGIYELVVCNFAGLVVTDPVEVRIETPPFIITPPQNQRVALFEELTLAVQAGGSPQLSYQWYHNGTAMPGATQATLGPIFVQQDVAGPYWVAIKNAAGSVVSDPVFVTVEQPRANPSDALESAPTLDLPIGCTIFRGSTAGFTREPGEPAHAGAAGGGSGWYRWRATSSAWVTLGTTGSDFDTMLGVYTGDSPSNLVAVASSEDAPGVLTSRLTFKSVPGVEYWIAVDGFDGDNGEVLITAIVEQADPTPLPVIVSSPLSGSGPAGRSTNLVVVAEGQGLTYQWYFLGKPLPGETDRVLSLPNVQPQHVGTYFVRVQAQGSPVFVDSARAVIEIGSASDVVSVDKRYFNRVSPDEQVPSAPPQLADVSTSAGTIVVRPGVSADQILNNEASTWSSSDPRTCNWFGGATRWLTNIVVEKKGVLVVDSRDSAVPALTGLFAYVSARARLLACSQDGLILYTNETEGAVYDLMADSVQGQGGVISLKFSLIQLPTLPSTPPQLALQELNQPLVLDAGVTNSPVPTPTFQWFLNETNPIPNATGSILSLGSFQASDAGLYTVRIRTPLGDLTNRVAQVGIRYPAAWSLESIRNIVDGAAAGPLWARSASEAYLWVNTHQAGTPDVPEARLFRSASTGWELVLRVPRFRGVLVHGADESDLNVWLDRADGQTSVGLLLSSLDRGATWVTNSLPVGVNLQSARGIAGNRRSLHLLLANGQLLRRQGPNWTVLVNGSQPPLVDLQVLDEQHGFAVTSQSLWKWDGVRWAEALKAPSQFLGQRLLAFVSGQQSHVLVLGTDAASGETRLWNASAQLSGARAGTVIPDPLETVLPLTDPVGVWGGRLDRLFVVGRKATEAGGIFEFDGEGWREVTELGGLDIPVALGGVDREELWIPLRSGLIARRQTSRPPVDPQVRIVEPGLPLVAGGRVLLRAEVLGTGPFDYQWQFEGRDLAQQTNESLVLESLSLTSLGKYRVRVTAGLASVSTETVLSQLQFPPRLLSAALQLQGYAGGEVALVGSAEGDEPLNYQWFNSAGALAGENRPTLVLEGLQPSDAGAYWVQISNRVGVVTSDRWTVAVQSGFHLLEPRASLPNQIQGVADAPYVAERSSDLFTWVPWYTNQALRFAAPFTLVDRETKEAPRQFYRVRSW; via the coding sequence ATGAAAATCCGGCTCACTTGCCTCTCAGCGCGGAGGCAAGGTCGCACCTCAGAAGGCGACACCGACCGTTGTTCCCTGAACCCTCACCGGAAGTATGGACTTCCTTCGATGCTGAGAAGTGCGCTGCTTCTTGGACTCTTGGGGGTAGGGATTGGTACAGGCTTCTTTTCGAACGCCCAGGATGGGGCTTCGAGTTCTCAGCCTGCGCCGCTCGAGGACGTTCCGCTGATCCTCGAGGCCCCTCGTGACCAGGCCCTCCTGCAAGGGGGGGAACTCGTGTTGGAAGTCGTTGCGACGGGCGCGGAGCTTCAGTTTCAATGGCAGCGGGAGGGCCGGATTCTGGGCGGCGCTACCACTTCAATCCTCCGTTTGCCGGCCGTGGGAATTCAGCAGGCGGGACGCTACTCCGTCCGGGTTTACAATGTGCTGGGAGAGGTGGTGAGCCCCGACGCCCTGGTCTCGGTGCTTCAAAAGCCCATGGTGGTCCGCCAGCCGGTGAGCCAAGTGGTCACGCAAGGCAGTGGAGTCACCTTTGAATTGGCGGCATCAGGCACGGCTCCTCTGCGCTATCAATGGTTTCGAAATGGGAAGGAGCTGGACGGGGAGACGGACGTTCGACTCCGCCTCGAGAATCTGCAGGCCCAGGATTCCGCCAGCTTCTCCGTCCGAGTGAGCAACGACGTGGGCAGCGAGGTGTCGGTCGAGGCTCGCCTCACGGTGCTGACGCCGCCACGTTGGGTTTCTCTGTCGCGGAACCAGACTGTAGCGGAGGGTAGGTCGGTTTCCTTCGTCGTGCACGCTGAGGGCACGCATCCGCTCAGCTATCAGTGGTATCGCAACGGCGAGCCGCTGGCCGGTGCCACGGGGCTGGGATTGGATTTCGCCGCAGTGCGACCGGAGGACGAGGGAACGTACACCGCCAGTGTTAGCAATGCTGCCGGTCGGGAGTGGAGCCCACCGTTTCGTCTGCGAGTGCTCTCGCCGCCTCGGATTCTGCTGTCGCCCGAGACTCAGATCGTTGGCTTGAGCAATCGAGTCACACTGCGCGCTGCGGTGACGGGTAGCGAGCCGCTCTACTTCGGTTGGCGTCGCAACGGGATCGACTTGTTCGGAGATCCGGGCGTTCTCGGCCCCGACTCGAACACGCTGGAGATTCCGCAGGTGGCTGGCGATCAGGCTGGGATTTACGAGTTGGTGGTATGCAACTTCGCCGGTTTGGTCGTGACGGATCCGGTAGAGGTCAGGATCGAAACGCCCCCCTTCATCATCACCCCGCCGCAGAACCAACGCGTCGCACTCTTCGAGGAGTTGACCCTGGCAGTTCAGGCGGGAGGCAGCCCGCAGCTCAGCTATCAATGGTATCACAACGGAACCGCCATGCCGGGCGCCACGCAGGCGACGCTGGGACCGATCTTCGTTCAGCAGGATGTCGCTGGTCCTTACTGGGTGGCGATCAAGAACGCTGCGGGTAGCGTGGTATCCGATCCGGTGTTCGTCACGGTGGAGCAGCCACGCGCCAATCCTTCGGACGCACTGGAGTCGGCCCCCACTCTGGACCTTCCGATCGGGTGCACGATCTTCCGAGGCTCCACAGCTGGATTTACTCGGGAGCCAGGCGAGCCGGCTCATGCCGGCGCAGCGGGTGGCGGCTCAGGGTGGTATCGTTGGCGGGCCACTTCCAGCGCATGGGTGACGTTGGGCACCACTGGCAGCGACTTTGACACCATGCTGGGGGTTTACACCGGGGATAGTCCCAGCAATTTGGTGGCGGTGGCCAGCAGCGAGGATGCTCCTGGCGTCCTCACCAGCCGCTTGACGTTCAAGTCGGTTCCCGGCGTTGAGTATTGGATCGCGGTCGATGGCTTCGATGGTGACAACGGGGAGGTCCTGATTACCGCGATCGTCGAGCAAGCGGATCCCACACCGCTGCCGGTCATCGTGTCTTCACCTCTGAGCGGCTCCGGACCAGCGGGAAGATCGACCAACCTGGTGGTGGTGGCGGAGGGACAGGGACTCACCTACCAGTGGTATTTCCTGGGTAAGCCCTTGCCGGGCGAGACGGACCGCGTTCTCAGCCTTCCCAATGTGCAACCCCAACATGTCGGCACTTACTTTGTCCGAGTGCAAGCCCAGGGAAGCCCGGTCTTTGTGGATAGCGCTCGAGCGGTCATCGAGATTGGCAGCGCGAGCGATGTGGTGTCCGTGGATAAGCGTTATTTCAACCGGGTGAGTCCGGATGAGCAAGTCCCCTCGGCCCCGCCCCAGCTGGCCGATGTTTCCACCAGCGCGGGAACCATCGTGGTTCGTCCCGGGGTGAGCGCCGATCAGATTCTTAACAACGAGGCCAGCACGTGGTCCTCCAGCGATCCACGAACCTGCAATTGGTTTGGGGGAGCGACCCGATGGCTGACCAATATCGTGGTGGAGAAAAAAGGCGTGTTGGTCGTCGACAGCCGCGACAGCGCGGTGCCAGCCTTGACCGGACTTTTTGCCTATGTCTCCGCCCGCGCTCGTTTGCTGGCCTGCTCTCAGGACGGATTGATCCTGTACACCAACGAAACCGAGGGGGCGGTTTACGATCTGATGGCCGATAGCGTCCAAGGGCAGGGGGGAGTGATCTCTCTGAAATTCAGTCTGATCCAGCTGCCTACGCTGCCATCCACGCCGCCGCAGCTGGCGCTGCAGGAACTCAATCAACCTTTGGTGTTGGACGCGGGGGTGACGAATAGTCCGGTGCCGACGCCCACCTTCCAGTGGTTCCTCAACGAGACGAATCCCATTCCCAACGCAACCGGCAGCATTCTCTCCCTCGGAAGCTTCCAAGCCTCGGATGCGGGATTGTACACCGTGCGCATCAGAACTCCCCTGGGGGATTTGACCAATCGTGTGGCGCAGGTGGGAATCCGGTATCCGGCCGCTTGGTCGCTCGAATCGATAAGGAACATCGTCGATGGCGCGGCAGCCGGCCCACTTTGGGCGCGGTCTGCCTCCGAAGCCTATCTCTGGGTGAACACCCATCAGGCCGGAACCCCGGACGTGCCGGAGGCTCGGCTGTTTCGATCGGCTTCCACCGGATGGGAACTGGTCCTCCGGGTGCCCCGTTTTCGTGGAGTGTTGGTCCACGGTGCGGATGAATCGGACCTGAACGTCTGGTTGGATCGAGCGGATGGCCAGACTTCCGTGGGCCTTTTGTTGAGCTCGCTTGACCGGGGGGCGACCTGGGTCACGAACTCGCTTCCTGTCGGTGTCAACCTTCAGTCCGCTCGAGGCATAGCGGGCAACCGCCGGTCGCTGCACCTGCTGTTGGCGAACGGGCAACTGCTTCGTCGTCAAGGACCCAACTGGACGGTTCTCGTCAATGGAAGCCAACCTCCGTTGGTGGATCTCCAGGTTTTGGATGAACAGCACGGATTTGCCGTGACCAGCCAGTCTCTCTGGAAGTGGGATGGAGTGCGCTGGGCGGAAGCTTTGAAGGCTCCTTCCCAGTTTCTGGGGCAGAGACTCCTGGCCTTCGTGAGTGGGCAGCAAAGCCACGTTTTGGTGTTGGGCACGGATGCCGCCAGCGGAGAGACACGCCTCTGGAATGCCTCTGCCCAGCTGTCAGGCGCGCGGGCGGGGACGGTGATTCCGGATCCCCTCGAAACGGTCCTGCCTTTGACCGATCCGGTTGGCGTCTGGGGCGGGAGACTGGATCGTTTGTTTGTGGTCGGGCGCAAGGCAACCGAGGCCGGTGGGATTTTCGAGTTTGACGGGGAAGGCTGGCGCGAGGTGACGGAGTTGGGTGGCTTGGATATTCCGGTTGCGCTGGGTGGCGTCGACCGGGAGGAATTGTGGATACCGCTCCGCAGTGGTCTTATCGCTCGGCGCCAGACGTCCCGACCTCCGGTAGATCCGCAGGTTCGGATCGTGGAGCCGGGCCTCCCTCTGGTGGCCGGCGGGCGTGTGCTGCTTCGCGCGGAGGTGCTGGGCACCGGTCCATTCGACTACCAATGGCAGTTTGAAGGGCGGGATCTGGCTCAGCAGACCAATGAATCCTTGGTCTTGGAATCCCTGAGTCTGACATCCCTTGGAAAGTACCGAGTCAGGGTCACGGCCGGCCTCGCCAGTGTATCGACCGAGACGGTGCTGTCGCAGCTTCAGTTTCCTCCTCGGCTTTTAAGTGCCGCGCTTCAGCTCCAGGGCTATGCGGGGGGAGAGGTGGCCCTGGTGGGGAGCGCTGAGGGGGATGAGCCTTTGAACTATCAATGGTTCAATAGCGCGGGTGCACTTGCGGGGGAGAATCGGCCGACCTTGGTTCTTGAAGGGCTTCAACCTTCCGATGCCGGTGCTTACTGGGTGCAGATATCCAATCGTGTCGGGGTGGTGACGAGCGATCGATGGACGGTAGCTGTGCAGTCTGGCTTCCACCTCCTGGAGCCGCGGGCGTCGCTCCCTAACCAGATCCAGGGAGTCGCCGATGCGCCCTATGTTGCGGAACGGAGTTCTGACCTGTTCACCTGGGTTCCGTGGTATACCAATCAGGCGTTACGATTCGCGGCGCCATTCACGCTAGTGGACCGGGAGACGAAGGAGGCCCCGCGCCAGTTCTATCGGGTGCGGAGTTGGTGA